One region of Jatrophihabitans cynanchi genomic DNA includes:
- a CDS encoding tyrosine-protein phosphatase, protein MTDSRWIELDGAVNARDLGGLPTVDGSRVRPDRLIRSDNLQGLSRADIRVLVDNHRVRAVADLRTGVEVDAEGPGPLTAEPRVRIAHLSLFPEAGHNTDAAALDEDPDGDPQQPIVLPWQQRRDDGAQRHGAAAVYLGYLEDRPDSALAALRLIAGTDGATIVHCAAGKDRTGVVTALALAEVGVPREEIVADYALSSERIEAIFARLLASRTYAGDLDGQQIDKHRTRPETMWALLDAITAKYDGVGGWLRSHGWTEQDAAALRAHLLDA, encoded by the coding sequence GTGACGGATTCGCGCTGGATCGAGCTCGACGGTGCGGTCAACGCGCGTGATCTGGGTGGCTTGCCGACCGTCGACGGCAGCCGGGTACGACCGGACCGGCTGATCCGGTCGGACAACCTGCAGGGCCTGAGCCGAGCGGACATCCGCGTCCTCGTGGACAACCATCGGGTGCGCGCGGTCGCCGATCTGCGCACCGGTGTCGAGGTCGACGCCGAAGGACCAGGCCCGCTGACCGCCGAACCGCGGGTCCGGATCGCCCACCTGTCGCTGTTCCCCGAGGCCGGACACAACACTGACGCCGCGGCACTGGACGAAGACCCGGACGGTGATCCGCAGCAGCCGATCGTTCTGCCGTGGCAGCAGCGTCGGGACGACGGGGCCCAACGCCACGGCGCGGCCGCGGTCTACCTGGGCTACCTGGAGGACCGCCCCGACTCGGCGCTGGCCGCGCTGCGCCTGATCGCCGGCACCGACGGGGCCACGATCGTGCACTGCGCCGCCGGCAAGGACCGCACCGGTGTGGTTACCGCGCTCGCGCTGGCGGAAGTGGGCGTGCCGCGCGAGGAGATCGTCGCCGACTATGCGCTCAGCAGCGAGCGGATCGAAGCGATCTTCGCCCGGCTGCTGGCCTCACGCACCTACGCCGGCGACCTGGACGGGCAGCAGATCGACAAGCACCGCACCCGTCCGGAGACCATGTGGGCGTTGCTCGACGCGATCACCGCCAAGTACGACGGCGTCGGCGGTTGGTTGCGCAGCCACGGCTGGACCGAGCAGGACGCGGCGGCGCTGCGCGCCCATCTGCTCGACGCCTGA
- a CDS encoding acyl-CoA dehydrogenase, translated as MGHFKSNVRDIEFNLFEVFGTDRVLGSGPFADLDTDTMRGIIREVAKLAEGPLAESFADADRNPPVFDPDTNSVRLPESLKKSWRALYDSEWWRVETIPELGGQLVPRTVVWAVAEQVLGSNPSLHMYMAGAPFAGILYANGNETQRKMAQRMIDRGWGATMVLTEPDAGSDVGAGRTKAIEQPDGSWHIEGVKRFITSAEQDITENIVHLVLARPEGAAPGTKGLSLFVVPKFHFDVETGELGERNGVYVTNVEHKMGLKASTTCELRFGENPDIPAKGWLVGDVHDGIAQMFQVIEHARMMVGTKAIATLSTGYLNALEFARTRVQSADLTRSSDKSAPRVTIIHHPDVRRSLMLNKAYAEGLRALVYYTATVQDRIVIGHAAGTDNTLDEAINDLLLPIVKGAGSERSYDQLAQALQTFGGSGYLQDYPLEQYIRDAKIDTLYEGTTAIQGQDFFFRKIVRNKGAALGALSGEITAFLASIEDEGRLKEERGALQKALEDFGAMVAAMFGQLMSGQEDVANVYKVGQNTTRLLLSAGDLMVGYLLLRQASVALTKLDADGDGSAAALSAPERAFYAGKPAVARFFAQTVLPELTARRQVVEATDNSLMDVSEASF; from the coding sequence ATGGGCCACTTCAAGAGCAACGTCCGGGACATCGAGTTCAACCTGTTCGAGGTGTTCGGCACCGACCGGGTGCTGGGCAGTGGGCCGTTCGCCGACCTGGACACCGACACGATGCGCGGCATCATCCGCGAGGTCGCCAAGCTCGCCGAGGGTCCGCTGGCCGAGTCGTTCGCCGACGCCGACCGCAACCCGCCGGTGTTCGACCCGGACACCAACTCGGTGCGCCTGCCGGAGTCGCTCAAGAAGTCCTGGCGCGCGCTGTACGACAGCGAGTGGTGGCGGGTCGAGACGATCCCCGAGCTGGGCGGCCAGCTCGTGCCGCGCACCGTCGTCTGGGCTGTCGCCGAGCAGGTCCTCGGGTCCAATCCGTCCCTGCACATGTACATGGCCGGCGCGCCGTTCGCCGGCATCCTCTACGCCAACGGCAACGAGACGCAGCGCAAGATGGCCCAGCGCATGATCGACCGCGGCTGGGGCGCCACCATGGTGCTGACCGAGCCGGACGCCGGTTCGGACGTCGGTGCCGGGCGCACCAAGGCGATCGAGCAGCCCGACGGGTCCTGGCACATCGAGGGCGTGAAGCGGTTCATCACGTCGGCCGAGCAGGACATCACCGAGAACATCGTGCACCTGGTGCTGGCCCGTCCGGAGGGCGCGGCCCCGGGCACCAAGGGGCTGTCGCTGTTCGTCGTGCCGAAGTTCCACTTCGATGTGGAGACCGGCGAGCTCGGCGAGCGCAACGGCGTGTACGTCACCAACGTCGAGCACAAGATGGGGCTGAAGGCCTCCACCACCTGCGAGCTGCGCTTCGGTGAGAACCCGGACATCCCGGCCAAGGGCTGGCTCGTCGGCGACGTCCACGACGGCATCGCGCAGATGTTCCAGGTGATCGAGCACGCCCGGATGATGGTGGGGACCAAGGCCATCGCGACGCTGTCCACCGGGTACCTGAACGCCTTGGAGTTCGCCAGGACCCGGGTGCAGTCCGCTGACCTGACCCGCAGCAGCGACAAGAGCGCGCCGCGCGTCACGATCATCCACCACCCGGACGTGCGCCGCAGCCTGATGCTCAACAAGGCGTACGCGGAGGGCTTGCGCGCACTCGTCTACTACACGGCCACCGTGCAGGACCGGATCGTCATCGGCCACGCCGCCGGCACGGACAACACCCTGGACGAGGCGATCAACGACCTGTTGCTGCCGATCGTCAAGGGGGCCGGCTCGGAGCGTTCCTACGACCAGCTGGCCCAGGCGCTGCAGACCTTCGGCGGCTCGGGCTACCTGCAGGACTACCCGCTGGAGCAGTACATCCGCGACGCCAAGATCGACACCCTGTACGAGGGCACCACCGCGATCCAGGGCCAGGACTTCTTCTTCCGCAAGATCGTCAGGAACAAGGGGGCCGCGCTCGGCGCGCTGTCCGGCGAGATCACCGCATTCCTGGCGTCGATCGAGGACGAGGGCCGGCTGAAGGAGGAGCGCGGCGCGCTGCAGAAGGCCCTCGAGGACTTCGGCGCCATGGTCGCGGCGATGTTCGGGCAGCTGATGAGCGGGCAGGAGGACGTCGCCAACGTCTACAAGGTCGGCCAGAACACCACCCGGCTGCTGCTGTCGGCCGGCGATCTCATGGTCGGCTACCTTCTGCTGCGCCAGGCGTCCGTCGCGCTGACGAAGCTGGACGCCGATGGCGACGGTTCCGCGGCGGCCCTGTCCGCCCCGGAACGCGCGTTCTACGCGGGCAAGCCGGCGGTGGCGCGGTTCTTCGCCCAGACCGTCCTTCCCGAACTGACCGCGCGCCGCCAGGTCGTCGAGGCAACCGACAACTCCCTGATGGACGTCTCCGAGGCCTCCTTCTGA
- the katG gene encoding catalase/peroxidase HPI, with the protein MDVSESENPVISAPAPKATAPRTNRDWWPNQLNLQVLHQHSPRSNPLGEDFNYAEEFASLDLAALRQDVVDVLTDSQDWWPADHGNYGPLFVRMSWHSAGTYRIADGRGGGGAGAQRFAPLNSWPDNAGLDKARRLLWPVKQKHGRKISWADLLVYAGNVAMEEMGFTTFGFGFGREDVWEPEEIFWGPEDSWLGDERYSGDRELSNPLGAVQMGLIYVNPEGPNGEPDPLKAARDIRETFARMAMDDEETLALIAGGHTFGKTHGAGPADHIGPEPEAAPLEDQGLGWKSRYGSGKGADAIVSGLEVTWTPTPTTWDNTFFETLFGYEWELVKSPAGAWQYQAKDGAGANTVPDPATGELTRPPTMLVTDVALRVDPIYEPIARRFLEHPDEFATAFAKAWYKLLHRDMGPVSRFLGPWVPEPQLWQDPVPAVDHELIDAADIAALKGKLLASGPSASQLVRTAWAAAASFRGTDKRGGANGARLRLEPQRSWEINEPAELATVLPALERVQQDFNSAQSGGKKVSLADLIVLGGCAAVEQAAKRAGVEVSVPFAPGRTDASQELTDVDSFAVLEPRADGFRSYVHAGEKLAPETLLLDRANMLNLTAPEMTVLIGGMRALDANVAQRKHGVLTDQPGVLTNDFFVNLLDMGTEWKVSTADENVYEGHDRASGAAKWTATAVDLVFGANSQLRAVAEYYAAADAKETFVHDFVAAWDKVMNLDRFDLA; encoded by the coding sequence ATCGACGTGTCCGAAAGCGAAAACCCGGTAATCTCAGCCCCCGCCCCGAAGGCGACCGCACCGCGGACGAACCGGGACTGGTGGCCGAACCAGCTGAACCTGCAGGTGCTTCATCAGCACTCGCCCCGGTCCAACCCGCTCGGTGAGGACTTCAACTACGCCGAGGAGTTCGCCAGCCTCGACCTGGCGGCCCTGCGGCAGGACGTCGTCGACGTGCTGACCGACTCGCAGGACTGGTGGCCGGCCGATCACGGCAACTACGGGCCGCTGTTCGTCCGGATGAGCTGGCACTCGGCGGGCACCTACCGCATCGCCGACGGGCGCGGCGGCGGCGGCGCGGGCGCGCAGCGCTTCGCCCCGCTCAACAGCTGGCCGGACAATGCGGGTCTGGACAAGGCCCGGCGGCTGCTGTGGCCGGTCAAGCAGAAGCACGGCCGCAAGATCTCCTGGGCCGACCTGCTCGTGTACGCAGGCAACGTCGCGATGGAGGAGATGGGTTTCACCACCTTCGGCTTCGGTTTCGGTCGTGAGGACGTCTGGGAGCCCGAGGAGATCTTCTGGGGACCTGAGGACAGCTGGCTCGGCGACGAGCGTTACAGCGGTGACCGCGAGCTGTCCAACCCGTTGGGTGCGGTGCAGATGGGGTTGATCTACGTCAACCCGGAGGGCCCGAACGGCGAGCCCGACCCGCTGAAGGCTGCCCGGGACATCCGCGAGACGTTCGCCCGGATGGCGATGGACGATGAGGAGACGCTGGCCTTGATCGCCGGCGGGCACACCTTCGGCAAGACGCACGGCGCCGGGCCCGCCGACCACATCGGGCCCGAGCCGGAGGCCGCGCCGCTGGAGGATCAGGGTCTGGGCTGGAAGAGCAGGTACGGCAGCGGCAAGGGAGCCGATGCGATCGTCAGCGGGCTCGAGGTCACCTGGACGCCGACGCCCACCACGTGGGACAACACCTTCTTCGAGACCCTGTTCGGTTACGAGTGGGAGCTGGTCAAGAGCCCGGCCGGTGCCTGGCAGTACCAGGCGAAGGACGGCGCCGGCGCCAACACCGTGCCCGACCCGGCGACCGGCGAGCTCACCCGTCCGCCGACGATGCTGGTCACCGACGTCGCGCTGCGGGTGGATCCGATCTACGAGCCGATCGCCCGTCGCTTCCTGGAGCACCCGGACGAGTTCGCGACCGCGTTCGCCAAGGCCTGGTACAAGCTGTTGCACCGCGACATGGGGCCGGTCTCGCGCTTCCTCGGCCCGTGGGTGCCCGAGCCGCAGCTGTGGCAGGACCCGGTCCCGGCCGTCGACCACGAGCTGATCGACGCCGCCGACATCGCCGCGCTCAAGGGCAAGCTGCTCGCCTCGGGGCCGTCGGCCTCGCAGTTGGTCCGCACCGCCTGGGCGGCGGCGGCCAGCTTCCGCGGCACCGACAAGCGGGGCGGCGCGAACGGCGCGCGGCTGCGCCTGGAGCCGCAGCGCAGCTGGGAAATCAACGAGCCTGCCGAGCTCGCCACGGTGCTGCCCGCCCTCGAGCGGGTTCAGCAGGACTTCAACAGCGCCCAGTCCGGCGGCAAGAAGGTCTCACTGGCTGACCTGATCGTGCTCGGCGGCTGCGCTGCCGTCGAGCAGGCCGCGAAGCGCGCCGGAGTCGAGGTGAGCGTGCCGTTCGCGCCCGGACGCACCGACGCCTCGCAGGAGCTGACCGACGTGGACTCCTTCGCGGTGCTCGAGCCCCGCGCGGACGGTTTCCGCAGCTACGTGCACGCCGGGGAGAAGCTCGCTCCGGAGACGCTGCTGCTGGACAGGGCCAACATGCTGAACCTGACAGCCCCCGAGATGACCGTCCTCATCGGCGGCATGCGGGCACTCGATGCCAACGTCGCACAGAGGAAGCACGGCGTGTTGACCGACCAGCCGGGCGTCTTGACGAACGACTTCTTCGTCAACCTGCTCGACATGGGCACCGAATGGAAGGTGTCGACGGCCGACGAGAACGTCTACGAAGGTCACGACCGCGCCAGCGGTGCGGCCAAGTGGACCGCGACCGCCGTCGACCTCGTCTTCGGCGCCAACTCCCAGTTGCGCGCCGTCGCGGAGTACTACGCCGCCGCGGACGCCAAGGAAACCTTCGTGCACGACTTCGTGGCCGCGTGGGACAAGGTCATGAACCTCGACCGGTTCGACCTCGCCTGA
- a CDS encoding glycerol-3-phosphate dehydrogenase/oxidase: protein MNPATSLNAARRARELDGLGRGTVDVLVVGGGVTGAGVALDAVARGLSVVLAEKHDLAFGTSRWSSKLVHGGLRYLASGAVRIAHESAVERGILMTTTAPHLVRALPQVVPLLPGISRGHSALLRAGFAAGDALRLAAGTPGSVLPRSRRIGAADVRRYAPTVARSGLRGGLLGWDGQLADDARLVVAIARTAAGLGARILTRCAAVEVTGHGAVLHDELSGARLDLAARAVVNATGVWAGEVDPTVRLRPSRGTHLVLPQAAFGGLCAGLTVPVPGSASRFVFALPAPDERVYVGLTDEDAPGPIPDVPSASEAEIDFLLEVIGSALQVPLTRADVLGSYSGLRPLLDSGAADTADLSRRHAVLTAPDGLVTVVGGKLTTYRRMAQDAVDTAIARAGLDAGPCVTRRLPLVGAAGADRVAAGDRLVGRYGSEAVDVQATAGGDPGLLRPVCGGVRTCGAELIFAVRHEGALDVGDLLDRRTRVGLDPAARAAALPAARAALAAAP from the coding sequence GTGAATCCGGCCACCTCGCTCAACGCGGCCCGCCGCGCGCGCGAACTGGACGGACTCGGGCGGGGGACAGTCGACGTCCTGGTGGTCGGCGGCGGCGTGACCGGCGCGGGTGTAGCGCTGGACGCCGTCGCGCGCGGGCTGTCCGTGGTGCTCGCCGAGAAGCACGATCTGGCGTTCGGCACCAGCCGGTGGAGCTCCAAGCTCGTGCACGGCGGGCTGCGCTACCTCGCCTCCGGAGCGGTGCGTATCGCGCACGAGAGCGCGGTCGAACGCGGCATCCTGATGACCACCACCGCACCGCACCTGGTGCGCGCGCTGCCGCAGGTGGTGCCGTTACTGCCCGGGATCTCGCGTGGCCACAGCGCGCTGCTGCGCGCCGGGTTCGCGGCCGGGGACGCGCTGCGGCTGGCCGCCGGCACGCCCGGCTCGGTGCTGCCCCGCTCGCGCCGGATCGGCGCCGCCGACGTGCGCCGGTACGCACCGACCGTGGCGCGGAGCGGCCTGCGTGGCGGCCTGCTGGGGTGGGACGGCCAACTGGCCGACGATGCGCGGCTGGTGGTCGCGATCGCGCGGACCGCGGCCGGGCTGGGCGCGCGCATCCTGACCCGCTGCGCGGCGGTCGAGGTCACCGGGCACGGCGCGGTGCTTCATGACGAGTTGAGCGGCGCACGACTCGACCTCGCCGCCCGCGCGGTGGTCAACGCGACGGGGGTCTGGGCCGGCGAGGTGGACCCGACGGTGCGGTTGCGGCCGAGCCGGGGCACCCACCTGGTGCTGCCGCAGGCCGCGTTCGGTGGGCTCTGCGCCGGCCTGACCGTCCCGGTGCCGGGGTCTGCGAGCCGGTTCGTGTTCGCGTTGCCCGCGCCGGACGAGCGCGTGTACGTCGGCCTCACCGACGAGGATGCCCCGGGGCCGATCCCTGACGTCCCGTCCGCGTCGGAGGCCGAGATCGACTTCCTGCTGGAGGTGATCGGCTCGGCGCTGCAGGTGCCGCTGACCCGCGCCGACGTGCTCGGGAGCTACTCCGGGCTGCGCCCGCTGCTGGACTCGGGCGCGGCCGACACCGCGGACCTGTCCCGGCGGCACGCGGTGTTGACTGCGCCGGACGGTCTGGTCACCGTCGTCGGCGGCAAGCTGACAACCTACCGGCGGATGGCGCAGGACGCGGTCGACACCGCGATCGCCCGGGCCGGGCTGGATGCCGGGCCGTGTGTGACCCGGCGGTTGCCGCTCGTGGGCGCGGCCGGCGCCGACCGGGTGGCCGCGGGCGACCGGCTGGTGGGCCGTTACGGCAGCGAGGCAGTCGACGTGCAGGCGACGGCCGGCGGCGATCCGGGTCTGCTGCGGCCGGTCTGCGGCGGCGTGCGCACGTGCGGCGCGGAGCTGATCTTCGCGGTGCGCCACGAGGGCGCGCTGGACGTCGGCGACCTGCTGGATCGGCGGACCCGGGTGGGTCTGGACCCGGCTGCGCGCGCCGCGGCACTGCCGGCGGCGCGCGCAGCGCTGGCCGCTGCGCCCTGA
- a CDS encoding FAD-binding oxidoreductase → MTESDLPVVQLRPYRWGDPQRRAELPAFAAAALGALGARPAPPPVDPDAARLPDHTLADPARAALEAVVGAEHVTAEPAARVAHTRGWSTPDLLKLRAGDADDAPDAVVLPADHDEVVRVLQVCAEHRIAVVPFAGGTSVVGGLVADRDAFAGVIALDVRRLDGLVGLDPLSRTATLRAGLRGTRAEQLLGEQGFTLGHFPQSYEGASIGGYAATRSAGQSSAGYGRFDELVVALVLATPRGTITLGAAPQSAAGPDLRQLVLGSEGTLGVITSVTVRIRPRPALRVFDGWRFDTFAAGAAALRALAQDGPLPTVLRLSDEAETAVNLADPGAGGSGGCLAIAGYEGTAADVAARRAGASAVLAAAGGENLGTAPGEAWRAGRYQAPYLRDPLLDAGALVETLETATFWSGLEALRGAVSAALTETLTRQGTPPVVLCHISHVYETGASLYFTVLCALGPDPLAQWAAAKHAATAAIRAAGATITHHHGVGTDHRDAYRDEIGPLALEALRAVKRTLDPAGILNPGVLVG, encoded by the coding sequence GTGACCGAGTCCGATCTTCCGGTCGTCCAACTGCGTCCCTACCGCTGGGGCGACCCGCAACGCCGGGCCGAACTGCCGGCCTTCGCCGCGGCCGCGCTCGGCGCACTGGGCGCGCGCCCGGCGCCACCTCCCGTCGATCCGGACGCCGCCCGGCTGCCCGACCACACGCTTGCCGACCCGGCCCGCGCCGCGCTGGAAGCGGTTGTCGGCGCCGAACACGTGACCGCCGAGCCAGCGGCCCGGGTGGCGCACACGCGCGGCTGGTCCACCCCCGACCTGCTCAAGCTGCGCGCGGGTGACGCCGACGACGCCCCGGACGCGGTCGTGCTCCCGGCCGACCACGACGAGGTGGTCCGGGTGTTGCAGGTGTGCGCCGAGCACCGGATCGCCGTGGTCCCGTTCGCGGGCGGGACGTCGGTGGTCGGCGGACTGGTAGCCGACCGCGACGCCTTCGCAGGCGTGATCGCCCTCGACGTCCGTCGCCTGGACGGGCTCGTCGGGCTCGATCCGCTCTCGCGCACCGCGACGCTGCGCGCCGGTCTGCGCGGCACCCGGGCCGAGCAACTGCTCGGCGAGCAGGGGTTCACGCTGGGCCACTTCCCGCAGTCGTACGAGGGCGCGAGCATCGGCGGATACGCGGCGACGCGCTCGGCCGGCCAGTCGTCCGCCGGCTACGGCCGCTTCGACGAGTTGGTGGTGGCGCTCGTCCTGGCAACACCGCGCGGCACCATCACGCTCGGCGCCGCGCCCCAGTCGGCCGCCGGGCCGGATCTGCGCCAGCTCGTGCTCGGCTCGGAGGGCACGCTCGGGGTGATCACGTCGGTGACCGTCCGGATCCGGCCGCGGCCCGCGCTGCGGGTGTTCGACGGCTGGCGGTTCGACACCTTCGCGGCCGGGGCGGCCGCCCTGCGCGCGTTGGCCCAGGACGGCCCGCTGCCGACGGTGCTGCGCCTGTCGGACGAGGCCGAGACGGCGGTAAATCTGGCCGACCCCGGCGCGGGCGGCAGCGGCGGTTGCCTGGCCATCGCCGGGTACGAGGGAACCGCGGCCGACGTCGCGGCCCGCCGGGCCGGCGCAAGCGCGGTGCTCGCAGCGGCCGGCGGCGAGAACCTCGGCACCGCCCCGGGGGAGGCGTGGCGGGCGGGCCGCTATCAGGCGCCGTACCTGCGTGACCCGCTCCTGGACGCCGGAGCGCTGGTCGAGACGCTGGAGACGGCGACGTTCTGGTCCGGTCTCGAGGCGCTGCGCGGCGCAGTGAGCGCCGCCCTGACCGAGACGCTGACCCGGCAGGGCACGCCACCTGTCGTCCTGTGTCACATCTCGCACGTCTACGAGACCGGTGCATCGCTGTACTTCACCGTGCTCTGCGCCCTGGGACCCGACCCGCTCGCTCAATGGGCCGCCGCCAAGCACGCCGCCACGGCCGCGATCCGGGCGGCGGGGGCCACGATCACCCACCACCACGGTGTCGGCACCGATCACCGCGACGCCTACCGGGACGAGATCGGCCCGCTCGCCCTCGAGGCGCTGCGCGCGGTGAAGCGCACGCTCGACCCGGCCGGCATCCTCAACCCCGGCGTCCTGGTCGGGTGA
- a CDS encoding Fur family transcriptional regulator, which produces MPTTAELEGLLRSSALRVTRPRMAVLTAVHEHPHADTDALIGAARAALGDVSHQAVYDVLRALTTAGLVRRIQPMNSVARYEARVGDNHHHVVCRSCGAIADADCAVGDTPCLTASDDHGFAIDEAEVIYWGLCPECAAAPTD; this is translated from the coding sequence ATGCCGACGACCGCAGAGCTCGAGGGCCTGTTGCGGAGTTCCGCGCTGCGGGTGACCCGGCCCCGGATGGCGGTGCTGACGGCGGTACACGAGCATCCACACGCCGACACCGATGCCCTCATCGGTGCGGCCCGCGCCGCGCTGGGCGATGTGTCGCACCAGGCCGTCTACGACGTATTGCGCGCCCTGACCACGGCAGGATTGGTGCGCCGCATCCAACCGATGAACTCGGTGGCGCGCTACGAGGCGCGGGTCGGCGACAACCACCATCACGTGGTCTGCCGCTCGTGCGGTGCGATAGCCGACGCCGACTGCGCGGTCGGTGACACCCCCTGCCTCACCGCGTCCGACGACCACGGCTTCGCGATCGACGAGGCGGAGGTCATCTACTGGGGCCTGTGCCCCGAGTGCGCCGCGGCGCCCACCGACTGA
- a CDS encoding TetR/AcrR family transcriptional regulator encodes MLSQQRNAAPSASGGPRAANAIPEQQILDAAYELLLAVGMRRMNIADIARRAGVSRATLYRRWPNVRAVVGALTTRELAALAAAAFSADGPHARGALVEAVVRVVRGVRAHPLTRKIVEVDPDFLLPYLLERRGTSTAAQLDLLEAALRSGDGSIRSGDPAALARAMWLAAGSFALTGPVLADERVSLDELDGQLRELLDRYLTP; translated from the coding sequence GTGCTGTCGCAGCAACGCAATGCAGCGCCGAGCGCGTCGGGCGGGCCACGCGCCGCCAATGCGATCCCCGAGCAGCAGATCCTGGACGCCGCCTACGAACTGTTGCTCGCGGTGGGGATGCGGCGCATGAACATCGCGGACATCGCCCGCCGGGCCGGCGTCTCGCGGGCCACGCTCTATCGGCGCTGGCCGAACGTGCGGGCCGTGGTCGGCGCGCTCACCACGCGCGAGCTGGCCGCGCTCGCCGCTGCCGCGTTCTCCGCCGATGGCCCGCACGCGCGCGGCGCGCTGGTCGAGGCGGTGGTGCGCGTGGTCCGGGGCGTGCGCGCTCACCCGCTCACCCGCAAGATCGTCGAGGTCGATCCGGACTTCCTGCTGCCCTACCTGCTCGAGCGGCGCGGCACATCGACGGCCGCGCAGCTTGACCTGCTGGAGGCCGCGCTCCGGTCCGGCGACGGGTCGATCCGCAGTGGCGACCCGGCTGCCCTGGCCCGCGCGATGTGGCTGGCCGCGGGCTCGTTCGCGCTCACCGGCCCGGTCCTCGCCGACGAGCGGGTCTCGCTGGACGAGCTGGACGGGCAGTTGCGCGAGCTGCTCGATCGGTACCTCACGCCGTGA
- a CDS encoding diacylglycerol/lipid kinase family protein: MRAFTALINPIAGGGRATRHWAPVAARLATAGADVRVELTRSGEHARQEAQAAAGAGRVVIAVGGDGLVRDVAGGVVPGGGLMGIVPAGRGNDLALALRLPADPDSLAELLLGAEPRTIDAIEADRGTPGSQGTAAGGVIVPGNVYAGIDSVASEIINASRWLPALVAYRLAPVRAIAGWHPPVFTLTLDGVTSTLRAHTVVVGNSGRYGHGLHIVPPALVDDGLLHVMTVGAGPRRAVISFLRQAGHGGHVHRPEVEIRTAREVTIAADRPLPVGADGDGLGRLPITVRIRPGALRLIAPPPEAHAT; this comes from the coding sequence GTGCGCGCGTTCACCGCACTGATCAACCCGATCGCCGGCGGCGGACGGGCTACCCGGCACTGGGCGCCGGTGGCCGCGCGGCTCGCCACGGCCGGCGCTGACGTGCGGGTCGAGCTCACACGAAGCGGCGAGCACGCGCGGCAGGAGGCGCAGGCCGCGGCAGGCGCGGGCCGCGTCGTCATTGCCGTGGGTGGGGACGGCCTGGTGCGGGATGTGGCCGGCGGTGTGGTCCCCGGCGGCGGGCTCATGGGTATCGTCCCCGCCGGGCGCGGCAACGACCTCGCGCTGGCGCTGCGCCTGCCCGCGGACCCGGACAGCCTCGCCGAGCTACTGCTGGGCGCAGAGCCGCGGACGATCGACGCGATCGAGGCGGACCGAGGTACCCCCGGCAGCCAGGGCACAGCCGCGGGGGGCGTGATCGTGCCGGGCAACGTCTACGCCGGCATCGACTCGGTGGCCAGCGAGATCATCAACGCGAGCCGGTGGCTGCCGGCCCTGGTGGCCTACCGGCTGGCTCCCGTGCGCGCGATCGCCGGCTGGCACCCGCCGGTCTTCACGCTCACCCTCGACGGCGTCACCAGCACGCTCCGGGCGCACACCGTGGTCGTCGGCAACTCCGGCCGCTACGGGCACGGCCTGCACATCGTGCCTCCGGCGCTCGTCGACGACGGGCTGCTGCACGTGATGACGGTCGGCGCCGGGCCGCGTCGCGCGGTGATCTCGTTCCTGCGCCAGGCGGGGCACGGCGGCCACGTGCACCGGCCGGAGGTCGAGATCCGCACCGCCCGCGAGGTCACGATCGCCGCCGATCGTCCGCTGCCGGTGGGGGCGGACGGCGACGGGCTGGGCCGGCTGCCGATCACCGTCCGGATCCGGCCGGGCGCGTTGCGCCTGATCGCTCCGCCGCCGGAGGCGCACGCCACTTGA
- a CDS encoding Crp/Fnr family transcriptional regulator → MLHGEKRQIADQLAQSVAFAGCSRDDIEALVAAGKQTSFPDGWPFVQEGTPADACYVLLSGTARVFRGRQEIAVLGIGDIIGEMAFVEGGQRTATVSAGGHGSALRVEYDALRELLAARPTLRETMLTVYNSRHPSG, encoded by the coding sequence GTGTTGCATGGCGAGAAGCGCCAGATCGCTGATCAACTGGCGCAGTCGGTGGCCTTCGCCGGTTGCAGCCGCGACGACATCGAGGCGCTGGTCGCCGCGGGCAAGCAGACCTCGTTCCCGGACGGCTGGCCGTTCGTGCAAGAGGGCACCCCGGCCGACGCCTGCTACGTGCTGCTGTCCGGCACCGCCCGCGTCTTCCGCGGCCGGCAGGAGATCGCGGTGCTGGGCATCGGCGACATCATCGGCGAGATGGCCTTCGTCGAGGGCGGCCAGCGCACCGCGACCGTCTCGGCGGGCGGGCACGGCAGCGCACTGCGGGTGGAGTACGACGCGCTGCGCGAACTGCTCGCCGCCCGTCCGACACTGCGCGAGACGATGCTCACCGTCTACAACTCCCGGCACCCCAGCGGCTGA